The following are from one region of the Haloactinomyces albus genome:
- a CDS encoding TIGR03086 family metal-binding protein, which translates to MDLLPAHRSAMREFDSRVRQIDANQWNDSTPCTEWTVRDLLNHLVGEQLWAPWLLRGATLDEVGDRFDGDQLGSDPQATWAEASTAARTAWDALEAIRGEVHVTGGTIPTEDYGWQMILDLTVHAWDLARGIDTDETLASELVETVYEVFAPSIESLQGLGIFAPPRRIDENADMQSRLLALLGRAP; encoded by the coding sequence ATGGATCTCTTGCCCGCCCATCGCAGTGCCATGCGGGAATTCGACAGCCGGGTCCGGCAGATCGATGCGAACCAGTGGAACGACTCCACCCCGTGCACGGAATGGACTGTCCGTGATCTGCTCAACCACCTCGTCGGCGAACAACTGTGGGCGCCGTGGTTGCTGCGCGGAGCCACCCTGGACGAGGTCGGCGACCGTTTCGACGGTGACCAGCTCGGCTCGGACCCGCAAGCGACCTGGGCCGAGGCCAGCACGGCCGCACGGACGGCGTGGGATGCCCTCGAAGCCATCCGAGGCGAGGTTCATGTCACCGGCGGAACGATTCCGACCGAGGATTACGGATGGCAGATGATTCTCGATCTGACCGTGCACGCCTGGGACCTCGCCCGAGGTATCGACACCGACGAAACCCTTGCTTCCGAGCTGGTGGAGACGGTGTACGAGGTCTTCGCCCCCTCCATCGAGTCCTTGCAGGGACTCGGGATTTTCGCCCCGCCCCGGCGGATCGACGAGAACGCGGACATGCAGAGCCGACTGCTCGCCCTGCTCGGACGGGCCCCGTGA
- a CDS encoding FUSC family protein, translating into MTGIRSSRGVSQRMWSEWWNRFVASDPALRRLRTATRVAVSVALTLLIVFPLLAWWGQPLTSAIIGAVVAIQSSVAVNDDTDRQRRITTLLMPLPATLSLVLATVTTPLAVTHILLFLVVIFIATYIRRFGPRYFALGFVGFFGYFFAMFLRPSLPQVPAMAVAAVCGALVALVLRFVVLRDDPEGILRRGRRTLRAQVHGLLHAIRDVARSPDSAQHRRRLHRRSIRLNETALMLENTVQQLDSLDESGREVIRRRILDVELAAENLRTPLLRVIDHPSGSAAVSSALGPLLDVLRAAPSEIREASRNVADRVEQQSSAEVAMTIRRLGASLAELATATAELGTQRHAPDQSSHETGPGEEPTDEPEERESEEREAGTTEETGLRRPELRTAIQVTCATGMAVFLGQLISPNRWYWAVITAFVVFVSANSRGELLVRAWQRTAGTLLGVVAGILVASQVTGNIAAEIALVLFCVFAAFYFLGYSYAVLTFFITTMLGIIYGILGIFDVSVLETRLVETAAGAAAGVLAAMLILPTRTHSVVRNRSEDVLKSLRDLLRAAGNSAASPDDATSLRESVRDLDDRVQQLRNGARPLTNYRLRSQRSRIDRWLTILGGCAYYVRNLAAVLPTTVDMVDADTRERLAELLWALADAAESLTDEGSREFRSALQPACDQAETLRDIVESVTSDPTSLHRTLNLLDRLTQLLQDLAGELDPTTPGEQQDTAAR; encoded by the coding sequence ATGACCGGTATCCGGTCGTCGAGAGGAGTCAGCCAGCGGATGTGGAGCGAGTGGTGGAACCGCTTCGTCGCCTCCGATCCGGCACTGCGCCGCTTGCGTACGGCCACCCGCGTGGCGGTCTCGGTCGCGCTCACCCTGCTGATCGTGTTCCCGCTGCTCGCCTGGTGGGGGCAGCCGTTGACCTCGGCGATCATCGGCGCCGTGGTGGCTATCCAGTCGTCGGTGGCGGTCAACGACGACACCGACCGGCAGCGACGGATCACCACCCTGCTGATGCCACTGCCCGCCACGCTGTCCCTGGTGCTGGCCACGGTCACCACGCCCCTGGCGGTCACGCATATCCTCCTGTTCCTCGTGGTGATCTTCATTGCCACCTACATCCGCCGTTTCGGCCCGCGCTACTTCGCCCTGGGATTCGTCGGGTTTTTCGGCTACTTCTTCGCGATGTTCCTGCGCCCGAGCCTGCCGCAAGTTCCCGCCATGGCCGTGGCCGCCGTCTGCGGAGCGCTGGTCGCTCTCGTGCTGCGTTTCGTCGTGCTGCGCGACGACCCCGAGGGCATCCTGCGCCGAGGGCGGCGCACGTTGCGAGCACAGGTGCACGGTCTGCTGCACGCCATTCGCGACGTCGCCCGGAGCCCCGATTCGGCACAGCACCGCAGGCGGCTGCACCGCCGTTCCATCCGGCTCAACGAGACAGCGCTGATGCTGGAAAACACCGTGCAACAACTCGACAGTCTCGACGAGTCCGGCCGCGAGGTGATCCGCAGGCGCATTCTCGATGTCGAACTCGCCGCCGAGAATCTCCGCACGCCGCTGCTGCGGGTGATCGACCACCCCAGTGGCTCGGCTGCTGTGTCGAGCGCACTCGGCCCCCTGCTCGATGTGCTCCGCGCGGCTCCTTCCGAGATTCGCGAAGCCAGTCGCAACGTGGCCGACCGCGTCGAGCAACAGAGCTCGGCCGAGGTCGCGATGACGATCCGCAGACTCGGCGCGAGCCTGGCGGAACTGGCCACGGCCACCGCCGAACTCGGCACGCAGCGTCACGCACCCGACCAGAGCAGCCACGAGACCGGTCCGGGCGAGGAGCCCACCGACGAACCCGAGGAGCGCGAATCCGAGGAGCGCGAGGCCGGGACCACCGAGGAGACCGGACTCAGGCGTCCCGAGCTACGAACGGCCATCCAGGTCACCTGCGCCACCGGGATGGCCGTCTTCCTCGGTCAGCTCATCTCCCCGAACCGCTGGTACTGGGCGGTGATCACCGCGTTCGTCGTGTTCGTCAGCGCCAACAGCCGGGGGGAACTGCTGGTGCGTGCCTGGCAGCGCACCGCAGGGACCCTGCTCGGGGTGGTGGCGGGGATCCTGGTCGCCAGTCAGGTCACCGGCAATATCGCCGCGGAGATCGCCCTGGTCCTGTTCTGCGTTTTCGCGGCCTTCTACTTCCTGGGGTACTCGTATGCGGTACTGACCTTCTTCATCACCACGATGCTGGGGATCATCTACGGCATTCTGGGCATCTTCGATGTGTCCGTGCTGGAGACCCGGCTTGTGGAGACCGCGGCCGGAGCGGCCGCGGGAGTCCTCGCGGCGATGCTCATCCTGCCGACCCGGACCCACTCGGTGGTCCGGAACCGCTCCGAGGACGTCCTGAAGAGCCTGCGCGACCTCCTCCGTGCGGCCGGTAACTCGGCCGCTTCCCCGGATGACGCCACGAGCCTGCGGGAGTCGGTGCGAGACCTCGACGACCGCGTACAGCAGCTCCGGAACGGTGCCCGGCCGTTGACCAACTACCGGTTGCGTTCCCAGCGCAGCAGGATCGACCGGTGGCTGACCATACTCGGCGGATGCGCCTACTACGTACGCAATCTGGCCGCCGTGTTGCCGACCACGGTGGACATGGTCGACGCCGATACCCGCGAGCGCCTCGCCGAACTGCTGTGGGCGCTGGCCGATGCCGCCGAGTCACTGACCGATGAGGGGTCCCGGGAATTCCGCTCGGCCCTGCAACCCGCTTGCGACCAGGCCGAGACACTGCGCGACATCGTGGAATCGGTGACCAGTGACCCCACCTCGCTGCACCGGACCCTCAACCTGCTGGATCGCCTCACCCAGCTGCTGCAGGATCTGGCCGGGGAACTCGATCCCACCACGCCCGGCGAGCAGCAGGATACGGCAGCCCGCTGA
- a CDS encoding peptide MFS transporter — MIVNTSTVTDQPKGKGFFGHPPGLSTLFFTEMWERFSYYGMRAILALYLYTVVTEGGLGMDKPTAVALVLAYGSSVYLTGVVGGWLADRMLGSQRAIFYGGVLIMLGHICMALPGGYASLAPGLGLIVLGTGLLKPNVSNVVGGLYSDEDSRRDAGFSIFYMGINIGGFAAPLITGALAEGPGFHWGFGAAAVGMALGLAQYVLSNARLGNAGKQPVNPLPEHRRGTVLVRVAVIAVALLVVFVGATVLWGVEGLINTITTISIILPIIYFTVMFRSGQITRMERDRLTAYVPLFLATAVFFLLFEQQAATLVVVTDFQTDTTLFGYSFPVGWFQSINPLAIIVLAPLFALLWTKWGERQPSTPMKFVGGLIFVALGFLWVVFSGLFRDGEGLMNPLMIAFVFVLFTIGELMLSPVGLSVTTKLAPRAFSSQTMGLYFLAPALGQGVASQIAQLYSQENQNLYFGGVGLVTLVLAGVLALGTPWIKKYMHGVA; from the coding sequence GTGATCGTGAACACCTCCACGGTTACGGACCAGCCGAAGGGGAAGGGCTTTTTCGGCCATCCTCCGGGGTTGTCCACGCTGTTTTTCACCGAGATGTGGGAGCGCTTCTCCTACTACGGGATGCGCGCCATCCTGGCGCTGTATCTGTACACCGTGGTCACCGAGGGTGGCCTCGGGATGGACAAGCCCACCGCGGTAGCGCTGGTGCTGGCCTACGGCTCTTCGGTGTATCTCACCGGTGTGGTCGGCGGCTGGTTGGCCGACCGGATGCTCGGCTCACAGCGCGCCATCTTCTACGGTGGCGTGCTCATCATGCTCGGGCACATCTGCATGGCGCTGCCCGGTGGGTATGCCTCGCTGGCCCCCGGACTGGGCCTGATCGTGCTCGGCACCGGGCTGCTCAAGCCCAACGTCTCCAACGTCGTCGGTGGCCTCTACAGCGACGAGGACAGCCGCAGGGACGCCGGTTTCTCGATCTTCTACATGGGCATCAACATCGGTGGCTTTGCCGCCCCGCTCATCACCGGCGCGCTCGCCGAGGGACCCGGCTTCCACTGGGGCTTCGGTGCGGCGGCCGTCGGAATGGCCCTCGGCTTGGCGCAGTACGTACTCAGCAATGCCCGTCTGGGCAACGCGGGCAAGCAGCCGGTCAACCCACTGCCGGAGCACCGGAGGGGGACGGTGCTGGTTCGCGTTGCGGTGATCGCAGTCGCCCTGCTGGTCGTGTTCGTCGGAGCAACCGTGCTGTGGGGTGTCGAGGGATTGATCAACACGATCACGACGATCTCGATCATCCTGCCGATCATCTACTTCACGGTGATGTTCCGCTCCGGGCAGATCACCAGGATGGAACGCGATCGGCTGACCGCCTACGTCCCGCTGTTTTTGGCCACGGCCGTGTTCTTCCTGCTCTTCGAGCAACAGGCCGCGACACTGGTGGTGGTCACCGACTTCCAGACGGATACCACGCTGTTCGGTTACAGCTTCCCGGTCGGGTGGTTCCAGTCGATCAATCCGCTGGCCATCATCGTCCTGGCGCCGCTGTTCGCGCTGCTGTGGACCAAGTGGGGCGAGCGCCAGCCCAGCACCCCGATGAAGTTCGTCGGCGGCCTGATCTTCGTCGCCCTCGGCTTTTTGTGGGTCGTCTTCTCCGGGCTGTTCCGCGACGGCGAGGGCCTGATGAATCCACTGATGATCGCCTTCGTGTTCGTGCTGTTCACCATCGGTGAGCTGATGCTCTCCCCGGTCGGGCTGTCGGTGACGACCAAGCTCGCCCCGCGGGCGTTCTCCTCCCAGACGATGGGCCTGTACTTCCTCGCGCCCGCGCTGGGGCAGGGAGTGGCTTCCCAGATCGCCCAGTTGTATTCGCAGGAGAACCAGAACCTGTACTTCGGTGGTGTCGGGCTGGTGACGCTCGTGCTGGCGGGCGTGCTGGCGCTGGGAACCCCCTGGATCAAGAAGTACATGCACGGCGTCGCCTGA
- a CDS encoding hemolysin family protein: MDLVLAILGLLFVGVLTLGTALAVAAEFSLTSLERSTIDAHAAEVGDRRSRTVQRAHSTLSFQLSGAQVAITLTTLVTGYVAEPLIGDLLRPAFTGMGLPDAVAGAFSLTLAILLATTLSMVFGEMVPKNLAIARPLPTARAVSGYHSAFSRVFRPLIDGMNNSANRLVRRLGIEPQEELRSARSPDELGSIVRSSAEHGTLDESTAELMDKSLRFGDRSAEELMTPRVRVESLTAEAGVDDLLEAARRTGFSRFPVHSGDLDEVHGVVHVKQAFGVALDQRASTRVGSLTRPVPTVPETLDGDALLNRLRGSGLQLALVVDEYGGTAGIVSLEDVIEEIIGDVRDEHDRREVAAVRAVDHDNWLISGLLRSDELEEATGFTMPDGDYETVAGLVLAELGRIPAEEDGIDTGDWRLTVTRMDRHRIAELRLTHEQDSTAIRPTSEMAGDRQEVSR, translated from the coding sequence ATGGACCTCGTACTGGCGATCCTCGGTCTGCTGTTCGTCGGAGTGCTCACGCTCGGTACCGCACTGGCGGTCGCCGCCGAGTTCTCCCTGACCTCCCTGGAACGCAGCACGATCGACGCACACGCGGCGGAGGTCGGTGACCGGCGGTCCAGAACGGTCCAGCGGGCACACAGCACGCTGTCGTTTCAGCTCTCCGGTGCCCAGGTCGCGATCACGCTGACCACACTGGTCACCGGTTACGTTGCCGAGCCGTTGATCGGTGATCTCCTGCGTCCGGCTTTCACCGGCATGGGGCTGCCCGATGCGGTGGCGGGGGCGTTCTCGCTCACCCTGGCCATCCTGCTGGCGACCACGCTGTCGATGGTCTTCGGCGAGATGGTGCCGAAGAACCTGGCGATCGCGCGGCCGCTGCCCACCGCCCGCGCGGTGTCCGGATACCACTCGGCGTTCTCGCGGGTCTTTCGCCCGCTGATCGACGGGATGAACAACAGCGCGAACCGGCTCGTGCGCCGGCTGGGCATCGAACCGCAGGAGGAACTGCGCTCGGCTCGCTCTCCGGACGAACTCGGTTCGATCGTGCGCTCCAGCGCCGAGCACGGCACGCTCGACGAGTCCACCGCGGAGCTGATGGACAAGTCGCTGCGATTCGGCGATCGCTCCGCCGAGGAGCTGATGACTCCGCGCGTACGGGTGGAGTCGCTGACGGCGGAGGCCGGCGTCGATGACCTGCTCGAGGCCGCACGGCGGACCGGATTCTCCCGATTTCCCGTGCACAGTGGCGACCTGGACGAGGTGCACGGGGTCGTGCACGTCAAACAGGCCTTCGGCGTGGCGCTCGACCAGCGCGCGAGTACCCGCGTGGGCTCACTGACCCGGCCCGTGCCGACCGTGCCCGAAACCCTCGACGGTGACGCGCTGCTGAACCGGCTGCGCGGATCCGGGCTGCAACTGGCACTCGTCGTCGACGAATACGGTGGCACGGCGGGCATCGTCAGCCTCGAAGACGTCATCGAGGAAATCATCGGCGACGTCCGCGACGAACACGACCGCCGCGAGGTCGCCGCCGTACGCGCGGTGGATCACGACAACTGGCTCATCTCCGGCCTGCTGCGGTCCGACGAACTGGAAGAGGCCACCGGCTTCACGATGCCCGACGGCGACTACGAAACCGTGGCGGGGCTCGTCCTGGCCGAACTCGGCCGGATCCCGGCCGAAGAGGACGGCATCGACACCGGCGACTGGCGGCTGACCGTCACCCGGATGGACCGCCATCGCATCGCCGAGCTGCGCCTGACTCACGAGCAGGACAGCACCGCAATCCGTCCCACCTCCGAGATGGCGGGCGACCGACAG